The following proteins are encoded in a genomic region of Cryptococcus neoformans var. neoformans JEC21 chromosome 2 sequence:
- a CDS encoding protein kinase/endoribonuclease, putative: protein MLYFLLLLPLLIAYAAPEPAALIPFPHHTLRALAPSSAATLPVQIDHDLHPLVLVSTVDGALHALERNTGKEKWVLEGDPLVGGKMKGGVEEYIVEPLSGSLYVHEDKDGQMKMRKLPLSVDQLIELSPFTFPESPTQIFTGSKHTSLMSVDLRTGEQIDCFSPTANLSQYDGSSVCDDLDDLEQRGSSQRDTLFIGRTDYRLTIHSPSSSQGLSTYTSAAYSSEKKSAPAIQEISYSTYTPNAYNRPLAESWVKAGVAHQSWGPDNEEPRIRIELGFNGKALGVKPGGGLIWNRELEHVGVGVYEILIPRENPMGAPILVPQPPAHLPALFPGQNDPRAFNIHDAPPSTYIATLPECLTLPSPNTTSDNTAAGNKDTKPLHFALSSSSYPLINFARPPPPGHLSDGLFYNTDDGDSSDLDHRRGRGLLSGLIDPPREHEMIDPPFIERRAGPAKNWWWKWVVALGMLFILLGGMMVRFGRGKGAAPESVESKVDEKMPLLAAPVQEVRLEQKEEEQKEEGEEVLSVVKSVPVVRIQEPSPTPEDSPPRSEGTPETDQTATPPPKKKSTRRRVRGKKKKPDATAATAASLIPEEHDGENEDEDHEKDKEDVSPRPTPKGGNKPLPELPRELSSTDLLDYQDKERLAISDTIIGFGSHGTVVLKGTWGGRPVAVKRLLSDFTRLASQEVKLLQASDDHPNVIRYYCQEKRDNFLYIALDLCQASLADLIESPDKHRELADQLDRKRALMEVTKGLKHLHGMKIIHRDIKPQNVLVSQTPSGLRILVSDFGLARRLGQDQSSFAPTANNLAGSLGWRAPECIRGVVRLNEGFDASSSVGSSGGIANAEDGVARSRLTKAVDLFALGCLYFWVLLSGEHPFGETYNRESNIVKGEAVNMGMLSLLGEEREEVEDLVGRLLSSEPDARPSTSECLAHPIFWPAAKRLGFLCDASDRFEIMQTEPAEPTLVLLEQGAQSVVGKDWYSRLDKTFTGSLGKYRKYKGGSVRDMLRAMRNKKHHYQDLEPAVQKHLGALPAGFLLYFSSRYPKLLMHVYRTVKESELREESLFEGYFQEAI, encoded by the exons ATGCTCTACttcttgctcctcctccccctcctcatcGCCTACGCCGCCCCAGAGCCCGCAGCCCTCATCCCTTTCCCACATCACACCCTTCGAGCCCTTGCCCCCTCCTCCGCTGCCACACTCCCCGTCCAGATAGATCATGACCTGCACCCGCTCGTTCTCGTGTCCACCGTGGACGGTGCTTTGCATGCTCTGGAGAGGAATACGGGTAAAGAGAAATGGGTACTCGAAGGTGACCCGCTGGTGggtgggaagatgaaaggcGGCGTTGAAGAGTACATTGTGGAACCCCTGAGCGGGAGTCTCTATGTGCACGAGGACAAGGACGggcagatgaagatgagaaagcTGCCTCTGTCTGTAGATCAATT AATTGAGCTGTCCCCGTTTACATTCCCCGAATCTCCGACCCAAATCTTTACCGGCAGCAAACACACTTCTCTAATGAGTGTTGATCTGCGAACTGGAGAACAAATCGACTGTTTTTCTCCTACTGCCAATTTGTCACAATATGACGGCTCAAGTGTGTGCGACGACCTTGACGATCTCGAGCAACGCGGCTCTTCACAGCGAGATACATTGTTCATCGGTCGAACAGATTATCGACTTACGATCCAttcgccatcttcttcccaaggCTTATCTACGTATACATCCGCGGCGTATTCGTCGGAAAAGAAATCAGCTCCCGCCATCCAAGAGATCTCTTACTCCACCTACACCCCTAATGCTTATAACCGTCCTCTTGCCGAATCATGGGTCAAGGCCGGTGTAGCACACCAATCATGGGGTCCTGACAATGAAGAGCCTCGCATACGCATCGAGCTTGGATTCAATGGCAAAGCACTTGGTGTAAAGCCTGGTGGTGGACTCATTTGGAATCGAGAATTGGAACATGTAGGCGTCGGCGTGTACGAGATCCTCATTCCTCGAGAAAATCCCATGGGTGCACCCATTCTTGTTCCGCAACCTCCTGCCCACCTTCCCGCTCTCTTTCCTGGACAAAATGACCCAAGAGCATTTAATATTCACGACGCGCCTCCTTCTACCTATATCGCTACACTTCCCGAATGTCTCACGTTGCCATCACCCAATACAACTTCCGACAACACGGCCGCAGGCAACAAAGACACCAAGCCGTTACATTTCGCCCTGTCATCTTCGTCATATCCTCTTATCAACTTTGCCCGcccccctcctcccggACATCTATCCGATGGATTATTTTACAATACCGACGATGGCGATTCTTCTGATCTCGACCATCGTCGTGGTAGGGGACTTTTGTCAGGGTTGATTGACCCACCCAGGGAGCATGAGATGATTGATCCGCCATTCATTGAGAGACGGGCTGGACCTGCAAAGAattggtggtggaagtgggTGGTGGCGTTGGGGATGCTGTTCATCCTTTTGGGCGGTATGATGGTCCGTTTcggaaggggaaaaggtGCGGCACCAGAATCAGTAGAAAGCAAGGTGGATGAGAAAATGCCCTTACTCGCTGCACCTGTCCAAGAGGTGAGACTtgaacaaaaagaagaagaacaaaaagaagagggggaagaagtgTTGTCAGTAGTCAAGTCTGTCCCTGTGGTGCGCATCCAAGAACCATCGCCCACGCCTGAAGACTCTCCCCCACGCTCGGAAGGCACACCTGAAACAGATCAGACGGCCACGCCTCCTCCCAAGAAAAAGTCTACTCGTCGTCGTGTGCGAGgtaaaaagaagaagcctgATGCTACTGCTGCTACCGCGGCCAGTCTGATACCCGAAGAACACGAcggtgagaatgaagatgaggatcatgaaaaggacaaggaagACGTTTCCCCCCGGCCGACGCCCAAGGGAGGTAATAAACCCTTGCCAGAATTGCCGAGAGAACTTTCTTCGACGGATCTGTTGGATTACCAGGATAAGGAGCGGCTGGCGATTTCAGATACTATCATTG GTTTTGGATCACACGGTACTGTAGTGTTGAAGGGGACATGGGGAGGACGTCCAGTTGCGGTAAAAAGACTGTTGAGCGACTTTACCAGATTGGCGAGTCAAGAAGTCAAGTTGTTGCAAGCGAGCGACGATCATCCCAATGTCATCCGGTACTACTGCCAAGAAAAGCGGGACAATTTCCTCTACATCGCCCTCGACTTGTGTCAAGCCTCCTTGGCGGATTTGATCGAATCACCCGACAAGCATAGAGAGTTGGCAGATCAGCTGGATAGGAAACGGGCGTTGATGGAGGTCACAAAGGGTTTGAAACATTTGCATGGGATGAAGATTATACATCGGGACATTAAACCTCA AAACGTGCTGGTATCGCAAACACCTTCAGGGCTGCGAATCCTAGTATCCGATTTTGGACTTGCCCGACGATTAGGCCAAGATCAATCATCCTTTGCGCCGACGGCGAACAATTTGGCCGGTAGCCTGGGCTGGCGGGCACCCGAATGTATCCGGGGCGTGGTCCGTCTCAACGAAGGTTTTgacgcttcttcctctgtcgGATCTTCTGGCGGGATCGCCAATGCAGAAGACGGCGTCGCGCGGAGTCGGTTGACTAAAGCTGTCGATCTGTTTGCCCTTGGATGCCTGTACTTTTGGGTTTTGCTGTCGGGGGAACATCCCTTTGGCGAGACGTATAATCGAGAGAGTAATATCGTCAAGGGCGAAGCTGTGAATATGGGCATGCTGAGTTTattgggagaggagagagaagaggtggaagatttGGTGGGGAGGTTGTTGAGCAGTGAGCCCGATGCAAG ACCATCCACATCAGAATGTCTCGcccatcccatcttctGGCCAGCCGCCAAACGTCTCGGCTTTCTGTGCGACGCTTCCGATCGATTCGAAATCATGCAGACCGAGCCGGCTGAGCCGACGCTTGTACTGCTCGAACAAGGCGCACAAAGTGTCGTCGGCAAGGATTGGTATTCCCGACTGGATAAGACGTTTACAGGTAGTTTGGGCAAGTATAGAAAGTATAAAGGCGGGAGTGTAAGGGATATGTTGAGGGCGATGCGGAATAAG aaacatcATTATCAAGATCTAGAACCGGCGGTGCAAAAGCATCTCGGCGCACTTCCTGCCGGATTCTTACTCTATTTTTCCTCGCGGTACCCAAAGCTGTTAATGCACGTGTATCGTACGGTAAAAGAGAGTGAGTTGAGGGAGGAAAGTCTGTTTGAAGGGTATTTCCAAGAGGCGATATAG
- a CDS encoding ER to Golgi transport-related protein, putative: MAYPAAQSRFSASAPLPTTPLARRDSARTAPHPSLQQQLFGPPAAGAAPPSIVDRPLARTKGAEVAVGAWAFMFAEIVAYSQSRADSVSDLEARLSSLGYDAGQRLLPLLLLRNTQAAGTKEPKREHRLVPILQFIHTQVYRYCFGRAADGLERSVEEENEYMITLNQPPLTQFISVPKDMSQLSCEAYTAGIVEGVLDGLEVPARVTAHTVPTDAFPQRSVILIKLDQKVMDREEALGK, encoded by the exons ATGGCATACCCTGCAGCCCAGAGCCGCTTCTCCGCGAGTGCACCGCTCCCCACCACCCCGCTCGCACGCAGGGACTCGGCACGCACCGCGCCACACCCCTCgctccagcagcagctcttTGGCCCGCCCGCAGCCGGCGCCGCACCCCCCAGCATCGTCGACAGGCCGCTCGCACGCACAAAGGGCGCAGAGGTCGCCGTGGGCGCATGGGCATTCATGTTTGCAGAGATCGTTGCATACAGCCAGAGCAGGGCGGACAGCGTGTCCGATCTCGAAGCGAG GCTGTCGTCATTAGGCTACGATGCAGGCCAGAGGCTCCtcccgctgctgctgttgcgCAACACCCAGGCGGCCGGGACCAAA GAACCCAAAAGGGAACACCGCCTCGTTCCGATACTCCAATTCATCCATACGCAGGTGTACCGCTATTGCTTTGGCAGGGCCGCAGACGGTCTCGAGCGCAGCgtcgaggaagaaaatgaat ACATGATCACGCTGAACCAGCCGCCTCTGACCCAGTTTATATCTGTGCCCAAGGACATGTCGCAGCTGAGCTGCGAGGCGTATACCGCGGGGATAGTGGAGGGTGTACTGGACGGTCTCGAGGTG CCTGCCCGCGTCACTGCACACACCGTGCCGACCGATGCGTTCCCCCAGCGGTCagtcatcctcatcaagcTGGACCAGAAAGTGATGGACAGGGAAGAGGCGCTGGGCAAGTAA
- a CDS encoding protein serine/threonine phosphatase, putative, whose amino-acid sequence MPVSPAGTTRARSSSPPPSSSPAAASHLSRDSASSLSPGFALTQTVSRGSLGAGGAGFQILDVDNMIQRLLEAGYSGKVTKSPPLKNAEITSVCAAAREVFLSQPTLIELSPPVKIVGDVHGQYADLLRMFEMCGFPPAANYLFLGDYVDRGKQSLETILLLLCYKIKYPENFFLLRGNHECANVTRVYGFYDECKRRTNIKIWKTFIDVFNTLPIASIVASKIFCVHGGLSPSLKSMDDIRRIQRPTDVPDYGLLNDLVWSDPSDTALDWEDNERGVSFCYGKSVINAFLATHDMDLICRAHMVVEDGYEFYNDRTLVTVFSAPNYCGEFDNFGAVMSVSEDLLCSFELLKPLDGAALKKEMTKSKRKSLQAHQSPPNNPMAQSF is encoded by the exons ATGCCCGTCTCCCCCGCGGGCACCACCCGCGCacgctcctcctccccgcCCCCGTCCAGCTCGCCCGCCGCAGCCAGCCACCTCTCCCGCGACTCCGCATCCTCCCTCTCGCCCGGCTTCGCACTCACCCAGACCGTCTCGCGCGGCTCCCTCGGAGCAGGCGGCGCCGGCTTCCAGATCCTCGATGTGGACAACATGATCCAGCGGCTGCTCGAGGCGGGCTACAGCGGCAAAGTCACAAAGAGCCCCCCGCTGAAGAATGCAGAGATCACCAGTGTCTGTGCGGCGGCGAGGGAAGTGTTTCTCAGCCAGCCGACGCTCATCGAGCTCAGTCCGCCCGTCAAGATTGTCGGCGATGTGCATGGACAG TACGCCGATCTGCTGAGAATGTTTGAAATGTGTGGATTCCCGCCGGCGGCAAACTATCTGTTTCTGGGCGATTACGTCGACCGGGGAAAGCAGTCCCTCGAgaccatccttcttttaCTCTGCTACAAGATCAAGTATCCTGAAAactttttcctcttgcGCGGCAACCACGAGTGTGCCAACGTCACAAGAG TATACGGTTTCTACGACGAGTGCAAGCGCCGGACAAACATCAAGATCTGGAAGACATTTATCGACGTGTTCAACACTCTCCCCATCGCGTCCATCGTCGCCAGCAAGATCTTTTGTGTTCATGGTGGACTGAGTCCCAGCCTGAAGAGTATGGACGATATCAGGAGGATCCAAAGGCCGACAGACGTGCCCGACTATGGACTCCTCAACGATCTAGTATGGTCCGATCCATCGGATACCGCGCTCGATTGGGAGGATAACGAACGGGGCGTGTCGTTCTGCTATGGCAAGAGTGTTATCAATGCCTTCTTGGCGACTCAT GACATGGACCTTATATGTCGAGCACACATGGTTGTAGAGGATGGCTACGAGTTTTACAATGACCGGACACTTGTCACAGTATTCTCCGCTCCCAA TTATTGCGGCGAGTTTGACAACTTTGGAGCAGTCATGTCAGTTTCAGAAGACTTGTTATGCTCCTTTGAGCTTCTCAAACCCTTGGACGGCGCGGCAttgaaaaaggaaatgaCAAAGTCTAAACGGAAATC ACTACAAGCACACCAGTCACCTCCGAATAACCCTATGGCTCAAAGCTTTTAA